From Salvia splendens isolate huo1 chromosome 16, SspV2, whole genome shotgun sequence, a single genomic window includes:
- the LOC121771900 gene encoding uncharacterized protein LOC121771900: MHEVQKDTFYSPFDLSYSSYADDYDSRNMSKIYIASNPCKEAALSQGMPSDFSLQVDIGNETAKRPRYLLALAVGIQQKDIVNKIVSKFNEDFAIMLFHYDGKTSEWDQFEWSQRAIHTTGLKQTKWWFAKRFLHPDIVAEFEYIFIWDEDLGVDNFTSEEYIKIVKKHGLEISQPAITSSTEPTYRITMKRNNVEVHKDADEKCENPLYPPCAGFVEIMAPVFSKESWSCVWKVIQNDLVHGWGIDFAFWRCVKVPHENIGVVDAQWVEHLVLPTLGTQGESIQKNKTKQRSKTRARCYEEWKEFEWRMKEAEKQESQKQSNPPN, encoded by the exons ATGCATGAG GTCCAAAAAGACACCTTTTATTCACCTTTTGATCTTTCATATTCTAGCTATGCTGATGACTATGATTCAAGAAACATGTCTAAA ATATATATAGCCTCAAATCCATGCAAAGAAGCAGCATTATCCCAAGGAATGCCCTCAGATTTTTCTCTTCAAGTTGATATTGGAAAT GAAACAGCAAAAAGACCAAGGTATCTGCTGGCTTTAGCAGTTGGGATTCAACAAAAAGATATTGTGAACAAAATAGTCTCCAAG TTCAATGAAGATTTTGCAATAATGTTATTTCACTATGATGGGAAAACAAGTGAGTGGGATCAGTTTGAATGGTCACAAAGAGCAATCCACACCACTGGtctaaaacaaacaaaatg GTGGTTTGCCAAAAGATTTCTCCATCCAGATATAGTGGCTGAATTTGAGTATATATTCATTTGGGATGAAGATTTGGGTGTAGACAACTTCACTAGTGAAGA ATATATAAAGATTGTGAAGAAGCATGGACTAGAAATATCACAACCTGCTATTACATCAAGCACAGAGCCAACATACAGGATCACAATGAAAAGAAATAATGTGGAAGTTCACAA GGACGCAGATGAAAAATGTGAAAATCCTCTTTACCCTCCTTGTGCAGG GTTTGTTGAGATTATGGCTCCAGTATTCTCAAAAGAATCATGGAGCTGTGTTTGGAAAGTGATTCAG AATGATTTGGTCCATGGTTGGGGTATTGATTTTGCATTTTGGAGATGTGTGAAG GTCCCTCATGAAAATATAGGAGTAGTTGATGCACAATGGGTTGAACATTTAGTTTTGCCAACCCTAGGAACTCAG GGTGAATCAATACAGAAAAATAAGACGAAGCAGAGGTCAAAG ACTCGAGCAAGGTGTTATGAAGAATGGAAAGAATTTGAGTGGAGAATGAAAGAAGCAGAAAAACAGGAATCTCAGAAACAGTCAAACCCTCCGAATTAG
- the LOC121771729 gene encoding phospholipase D alpha 4-like — protein MNENGKFLHGTLEVTIFRATMSKPSVPFKLQCISLGRRSSYVTIKIDNKKMAKTTNESDHVWNQTFQILCAHPPQTTITLTLKRKCSVLGKIDIPAHNLLGESSLINGFFPLSKQNGEQKKKLKLQFIVWFKPAEDEKTWEKALKNDRYQGLKNTSFPMRSNCGVTLYQDAHHHPSFHPPSNGRPRRLWEDVYNAIDGAKHLIYIAGWSFNPRMALVRDPETDVPHARGVKLGELLKRKAEEGVAVRVLLWDDETSLPLIKNKGVMKTHDEDAFSYFKHTKVVCRLCPRLHDKFPSAFAHHQKAITVDSHVDHSSRSREIMSFLGGLDLCDGRYDTEEHSLFKTLNMESHCYDFYQTSLQGASLHKGGPREPWHDVHACVVGQAARDVLENFEQRWTKQCDPSLLVPVSSIQELCQQPNPERSWNVQVFRSIDHVSASPLPKSLPIERSIHEAYVEAIRRADRFIYIENQYFIGGCHMWEENKHCGCGNLIPIEIALKVASKIKARERFSAYIVIPMWPEGVPESETVQDILHWTRETMKMMYKFIAEAIQESGEDGHPRDYLNFFCLANREIEVKGEFIPPYNPHPQTQYWSAQKHRRFMVYVHSKLMIVDDTYLLIGSANVNQRSMDGKRDTEIAIGCYQNQPKNGENSIINGGVRAFRLSLWYEHTGRDEEVYNEPHSLECVKTILSIGDKMWKIYSQDEVQDMGGVHLVTYPINVTDKGCVEDLAEIDGHFPDTKTPVGGKRSSVVSSVFTT, from the exons ATGAATGAAAATGGCAAGTTTCTTCATGGCACGCTCGAAGTAACGATCTTTCGTGCTACAATGTCCAAACCATCTGTTCCATTTAAG TTGCAGTGTATATCTTTAGGTAGAAGGTCTTCATATGTGACTATCAAGATTGACAACAAGAAAATGGCAAAAACTACTAATGAAAGTGATCATGTTTGGAACCAAACCTTCCAAATTCTGTGTGCTCATCCACCACAGACAACGATCACGTTGACATTGAAACGAAAGTGTTCTGTTTTGGGGAAGATCGACATACCTGCTCATAATCTTCTAGGCGAGTCGAGCTTGATCAATGGCTTCTTCCCTTTATCCAAACAGAATGGTGAGCAGAAGAAGAAGCTCAAGCTGCAGTTTATTGTGTGGTTTAAGCCTGCAGAAGACGAAAAAACTTGGGAGAAAGCATTGAAAAATGATAGATATCAAGGTTTGAAGAATACCTCTTTTCCTATGAGATCAAACTGTGGTGTCACATTGTATCAAGATGCTCACCACCATCCCTCGTTCCACCCGCCCTCGAATGGTAGGCCTAGGCGCCTCTGGGAGGACGTGTACAACGCGATTGATGGCGCGAAGCACTTGATCTACATTGCCGGATGGTCATTCAATCCAAGAATGGCCTTG gTGCGTGACCCTGAGACGGATGTCCCTCACGCGCGTGGGGTGAAGCTCGGGGAGCTGTTGAAGCGTAAGGCAGAGGAAGGGGTGGCTGTGAGGGTCTTGCTGTGGGATGATGAGACGTCGTTGCCTTTGATAAAGAACAAAGGGGTGATGAAGACTCATGATGAGGATGCATTTTCCTACTTCAAGCATACGAAAGTCGTGTGCAGGCTTTGCCCGAGGCTGCACGACAAGTTCCCCTCTGCGTTTGCCCATCATCAGAAGGCGATAACAGTGGACAGCCACGTCGATCACTCTTCAAGAAGCCGCGAGATCATGAGCTTTCTCGGTGGATTAGACCTGTGTGATGGGAGATATGACACAGAGGAGCATTCCCTTTTCAAGACTCTAAACATGGAGTCTCATTGCTATGATTTCTACCAAACTAGTCTCCAAGGGGCCAGCCTCCACAAGGGGGGGCCGAGGGAGCCATGGCACGACGTTCATGCTTGTGTCGTGGGCCAGGCTGCTAGAGACGTGCTTGAGAATTTTGAGCAGAGATGGACGAAACAATGTGATCCGTCTCTCCTAGTTCCGGTTAGCTCAATTCAAGAACTGTGTCAGCAGCCTAATCCTGAGAGAAGTTGGAATGTTCAAGTTTTTCGATCCATTGACCATGTCTCCGCGAGCCCTCTGCCTAAGAGCCTTCCCATCGAGAGAAGCATCCATGAGGCGTATGTGGAGGCGATAAGGAGGGCGGATAGGTTTATATACATTGAGAATCAGTACTTCATAGGAGGGTGCCATATGTGGGAGGAAAACAAGCATTGTGGCTGTGGGAACTTGATTCCTATTGAGATTGCTCTCAAGGTGGCTAGTAAGATCAAGGCGAGGGAGAGGTTTAGCGCGTATATAGTGATACCAATGTGGCCCGAGGGTGTTCCTGAGAGCGAGACGGTTCAAGACATACTGCATTGGACTAGAGAGACCATGAAAATGATGTATAAATTCATAGCAGAAGCAATTCAAGAAAGTGGTGAGGATGGTCATCCAAGGGACTACTTGAATTTCTTCTGCCTTGCTAACCGTGAAATCGAGGTAAAAGGCGAGTTCATCCCTCCGTACAATCCACACCCTCAAACACAGTATTGGAGTGCACAGAAGCATAGGAGATTCATGGTTTATGTCCACTCAAAACTCATGATAg TGGATGATACTTATCTACTGATAGGCTCAGCGAACGTGAACCAAAGGTCGATGGATGGGAAACGAGACACTGAAATAGCAATAGGTTGCTACCAAAACCAGCcaaaaaatggagaaaacagcATCATCAATGGAGGGGTTCGTGCTTTTCGTCTCTCGTTATGGTACGAGCACACTGGGAGAGACGAAGAGGTGTACAACGAGCCTCATAGTTTGGAATGCGTGAAGACTATACTATCAATAGGTGACAAAATGTGGAAGATTTACAGCCAAGATGAAGTCCAAGATATGGGAGGTGTTCATTTAGTGACTTACCCTATTAATGTGACTGACAAGGGCTGTGTGGAGGATCTAGCGGAGATAGACGGCCATTTCCCCGACACCAAGACACCCGTGGGAGGCAAGAGATCGAGCGTTGTTTCGTCTGTATTCACTACATAG
- the LOC121771732 gene encoding PRA1 family protein F2-like produces the protein MTSYGTIPTSSSPAATSVNLEYISRAKERIKEGLGTRRPWAEMADFHSFDLPRSFRESVARVRTNLAYFSMNYVIVALGIVFLSLLWHPISLIVFLAMMAVWLFLYFLRDEPLVIFGRLFSDKVVLIVLGVLTIFVLLFTGATTEILSALLVAAVVVLVHAVVRRTDNLCPDEESSGLLRSASPPSS, from the coding sequence ATGACGAGCTACGGCACAATCCCGACCTCCTCCTCCCCGGCGGCGACCTCCGTCAACCTCGAGTACATCTCCCGCGCCAAGGAGCGCATCAAGGAAGGCCTCGGCACGCGCCGCCCCTGGGCCGAGATGGCCGACTTCCACAGCTTCGACCTGCCGCGCTCCTTCCGCGAGTCGGTGGCGCGCGTGCGCACGAATCTCGCCTACTTCAGCATGAACTACGTCATCGTCGCGCTCGGGATTGTGTTCCTCAGCCTCCTCTGGCACCCGATCTCGCTCATCGTCTTCCTCGCGATGATGGCGGTGTGGCTCTTCCTCTACTTCCTCCGCGACGAGCCGCTTGTGATCTTCGGCCGCCTCTTCAGCGACAAGGTCGTCCTGATCGTGCTCGGAGTGCTCACGATCTTCGTCCTGCTCTTCACCGGCGCGACGACGGAGATCCTCAGCGCGCTGCTCGTCGCGGCGGTAGTGGTGCTCGTGCACGCCGTCGTGAGGAGGACCGACAATTTGTGCCCCGATGAGGAGTCCTCGGGCCTGCTGAGGTCAGCAAGTCCGCCTtcctcttga
- the LOC121772370 gene encoding inactive protein kinase SELMODRAFT_444075-like, giving the protein MSRELKKGEKGSAMAEKVVVAVKAAREIPKTALVWALTHVVQPGDCITLLVVISSHSSGRKLWGFPRFAGDCASGHRRSNSGTNAELNSDITDYCSQMILQLHDVYDPNKINVKIKLISGTPCGAVAAEAKKNHANWVVLDKHLKNEEKRCMEELQCNIVVMKRSQPKVLRLNLVGAARKEPETVSSDDNKSSEKQEIRKDCLNPTRGPLVTPSSSPETFTATEAGTSSVSSSDPGTSPFFIADAKECLKKEKLLVTNLERREIDESSSDSESETLSSTSSLRFQPWMADIVSSRCQSMDHLGESARMQNPATRALLGKLCKHDDEAGFRSPSYLSNLDFSGSLREAISFSRSAPLGPPPLCSICQHKTPVFGKPPRWFTYAELEHATGGFSQANFLAEGGYGSVHRGVLPDGQTIAVKQHKLASSQGDQEFCSEVEVLSCAQHRNVVMLIGFCIEDGRRLLVYEYICNGSLDSHLYGRHQKTLPWNARQKVAVGAARGLRYLHEECRVGCIVHRDMRPNNILLTHDFEPLVGDFGLARWQPDGETGVETRVIGTFGYLAPEYAQSGQITEKADVYSFGVVLVELVTGRKAVDLNRPKGQQCLTEWARPLLEAYAVDELVDPRLGSYAEGEVYCMLHAASLCIRRDPQERPRMSQVLRILEGDGMDSGQLMTPGSEVGSRSGRMANDLSGRFSSNLALN; this is encoded by the exons ATGAGTAGAGAGTTgaagaaaggggaaaagggTTCTGCCATGGCTGAGAAGGTTGTGGTGGCTGTGAAGGCAGCTAGAGAGATTCCTAAGACTGCTCTGGTTTGGGCTCTGACTCATGTTGTTCAGCCTGGGGATTGCATCACTCTTCTTGTGGTCATATCTTCACACAGTTCTG GTAGGAAGCTATGGGGCTTCCCGAGATTCGCTGGAGATTGTGCAAGTGGTCACAGGAGATCCAACTCTGGTACAAATGCAGAGCTGAACTCTGATATTACAGACTATTGCTCTCAAATGATTCTTCAGCTTCATGATGTTTATGATCCAAATAAA ATCAATGTGAAGATAAAGCTCATCTCTGGGACGCCATGTGGAGCAGTCGCTGCAGAGGCGAAGAAAAACCACGCGAATTGGGTTGTTTTGGACAA ACATCTGAAAAATGAGGAAAAGCGATGTATGGAGGAACTGCAATGCAACATTGTTGTCATGAAGCGTTCGCAGCCAAAGGTTCTACGGCTGAATTTAGTCGGGGCAGCTAGAAAGGAACCAGAAACAGTCAGCTCGGACGATAACAAATCTTCTGAGAAGCAAGAGATCAGAAAGGATTGCCTGAATCCCACTCGTGGACCTCTCGTTACCCCTTCGAGTAGCCCTGAGACATTCACCGCCACTGAAGCTGGAACGTCGTCAGTCTCAAGCTCTGACCCCGGAACTTCTCCTTTCTTCATTGCTGACGCCAAGGAGTGCCTTAAGAAAGAGAAGCTGCTCGTTACTAATCTAGAACGACGAGAGATTGATGAGTCCAGTTCGGATTCTGAAAGTGAGACTCTCTCTTCAACTTCAAGTTTGAGGTTTCAGCCCTGGATGGCTGATATCGTCAGTTCGCGCTGTCAGTCTATGGATCATCTCGGAGAAAGTGCTCGTATGCAGAATCCCGCCACCAGAGCTCTGCTTGGTAAGTTGTGTAAGCACGACGATGAGGCTGGTTTTCGATCCCCAAGCTACCTGTCTAATCTTGATTTCAGCGGCAGTTTGAGAGAAGCTATCTCGTTTTCGAGATCAGCTCCACTCGGGCCTCCACCGTTGTGTTCCATATGCCAACACAAGACGCCCGTATTTGGGAAGCCTCCGAGGTGGTTCACTTATGCGGAACTGGAGCATGCAACGGGAGGGTTCTCGCAAGCAAACTTTTTAGCTGAGGGCGGTTATGGATCTGTCCATAGAGGAGTCCTCCCCGATGGCCAGACCATCGCGGTCAAGCAGCACAAGCTGGCGAGCTCTCAAGGCGATCAAGAGTTCTGCTCGGAAGTTGAGGTTCTGAGCTGCGCTCAGCACCGGAATGTTGTTATGCTGATTGGCTTCTGCATTGAGGATGGGAGAAGATTATTGGTGTATGAATACATCTGCAACGGATCCCTTGATTCTCATCTTTACG GACGCCATCAAAAGACGCTACCTTGGAATGCTCGGCAGAAGGTGGCAGTCGGAGCAGCTCGTGGGTTGCGGTATCTTCACGAAGAATGCAGGGTTGGTTGCATCGTGCACCGAGACATGCGGCCCAATAACATCCTCCTTACTCATGATTTTGAGCCATTG GTGGGAGACTTCGGCCTAGCTAGATGGCAACCCGATGGGGAGACAGGAGTCGAAACCAGAGTAATCGGGACTTTTGG GTACTTGGCACCCGAGTATGCACAGAGCGGTCAAATCACAGAAAAAGCCGACGTCTACTCATTTGGTGTCGTGCTGGTGGAGCTGGTCACCGGGCGCAAGGCAGTCGACCTCAACAGACCCAAGGGCCAACAGTGCCTCACGGAATGG GCGCGGCCATTGTTGGAAGCGTATGCTGTCGATGAGTTGGTAGATCCGAGGCTGGGAAGCTACGCAGAGGGCGAGGTGTACTGTATGCTGCATGCTGCGTCGTTGTGCATACGCCGAGACCCTCAAGAGCGGCCCCGTATGTCTCAG GTGCTTCGAATACTGGAAGGCGACGGGATGGATTCGGGTCAGCTGATGACACCGGGGTCGGAGGTGGGGAGCCGGAGCGGAAGGATGGCGAATGATTTGTCCGGGCGATTTAGCTCGAATCTAGCTCTCAACTAG